The following proteins are encoded in a genomic region of Mycobacterium sp. 155:
- the glnA gene encoding type I glutamate--ammonia ligase encodes MAEKTSDDIFKLIKDENVEYIDIRFCDLPGVVQHFSIPASAFDESVFEDGLAFDGSSVRGFQSIHESDMMLLPDPDTARIDPFRAAKTLNLSFFVHDPFTREAYSRDPRNVARKAENYLASTGIADTAFFGAEAEFYIFDSVAFDSTMNGTFYEVDSESGWWNTGEPFEADGTANRGYKVRPKGGYFPVAPYDRYVDLRDEMATNLQSVSFSLEKGHHEVGTGGQAEINYKFNTLLHAADDVQLFKYIIKNTAWTHGKTVTFMPKPLFGDNGSGMHAHQSLWKNGQPLFHDESGYAGLSDLARHYIGGILHHAPSLLAFTNPTVNSYKRLVPGYEAPINLVYSQRNRSACVRIPITGNNPKAKRLEFRCPDSSGNPYLAFAAMLMAGIDGIKKKIEPLTPVDKDLYELPPDEAANIPQAPTSLATVIDRLEEDHDYLTEGGVFTEDLIETWITYKRENEILPIQIRPHPYEFALYYDV; translated from the coding sequence TCTGCGATCTGCCCGGCGTCGTCCAGCATTTTTCGATTCCGGCGTCGGCGTTCGATGAGAGCGTGTTTGAAGACGGGCTCGCTTTCGATGGGTCCTCGGTGCGCGGTTTCCAGTCGATCCACGAATCCGACATGATGCTGCTACCCGACCCCGACACCGCCCGCATCGACCCGTTCCGGGCCGCCAAGACGCTCAACCTGAGCTTCTTCGTCCACGACCCCTTCACCCGCGAGGCCTACTCCCGCGACCCCCGCAACGTCGCCCGCAAAGCCGAAAACTACCTGGCCAGCACCGGCATCGCCGACACCGCCTTCTTCGGCGCCGAAGCCGAGTTCTACATCTTCGACTCCGTGGCCTTCGACTCCACCATGAACGGCACCTTCTACGAAGTCGACTCCGAATCCGGCTGGTGGAACACCGGCGAACCCTTCGAAGCCGACGGCACCGCCAACCGCGGCTACAAAGTCCGCCCCAAAGGCGGCTACTTCCCCGTCGCCCCCTACGACCGCTACGTCGACCTACGCGACGAAATGGCCACCAACCTCCAGAGTGTGAGCTTCTCGTTGGAGAAAGGTCATCATGAGGTGGGGACGGGTGGGCAGGCCGAGATCAACTACAAGTTCAACACCCTGCTACACGCCGCCGACGACGTCCAACTCTTCAAATACATCATCAAAAACACCGCCTGGACCCACGGCAAAACCGTCACCTTCATGCCCAAACCCCTCTTCGGCGACAACGGCTCGGGCATGCACGCCCACCAATCCCTGTGGAAAAACGGCCAACCCCTCTTCCACGACGAATCCGGCTACGCCGGCCTCTCCGACCTCGCCCGGCACTACATCGGCGGCATCCTGCACCACGCCCCATCCCTACTGGCCTTCACCAACCCCACCGTCAACTCCTACAAACGCCTCGTCCCCGGCTACGAAGCCCCCATCAACCTGGTCTACAGCCAACGCAACCGCTCCGCCTGCGTGCGCATCCCCATCACCGGCAACAACCCCAAAGCCAAACGCCTCGAATTCCGCTGCCCCGACAGCTCCGGCAACCCCTACCTCGCCTTCGCCGCCATGCTCATGGCCGGCATCGACGGCATCAAAAAGAAAATCGAACCGCTGACCCCCGTCGACAAAGACCTCTACGAACTGCCCCCCGACGAAGCCGCCAACATCCCCCAAGCCCCCACCTCCCTGGCCACCGTCATCGACCGCCTCGAAGAAGACCACGACTACCTCACCGAAGGCGGCGTCTTCACCGAAGACCTCATCGAAACCTGGATCACCTACAAACGCGAAAACGAAATCCTCCCCATCCAAATCCGACCCCACCCCTACG